GCTCTAAGGCGGCGCCCAGAGGGAAACAGCATGGGGAGGGTTTCCCCTTGCGTTCGAATATTGCGAACGCAAATGGACGCTTTTCATTCTTGCCGGGCGCATTGGCCGTCGATAGATTCGCGCTCATCGACAACCAAGAAGGACCGGAATGGGCGTGTTCAAGGCCATATTGCTGGAGCGTCGCGAGGAGCGATTCGATGCTTCGCTGCGCAATCTAGACGACTCGGCACTGCCCGATTTCGACGTGACGCTGCGGGTCGAATATTCGTCGCTCAACTACAAGGACGCGCTGGCGATCACGAACCGCGGCCCCGTGGTGCGCCATTGGCCGATGGTGCCGGGCATCGACGGCGCAGGGGTCGTCGAGCACAGCCGTCATCCCGAGTTCTCGGCCGGCGACCGCGTGATCCTCAACGGCTGGGGTGCCGGCGAGCAGCACTGGGGCTGCCTGGCCGAGCGCGCTCGACTCAAGGGCGAATGGCTCGTGCCGATGCCCGATCGGCTGGATGCGCGCACCGCCATGGCCGTGGGCACCGCGGGATACACGGCCATGCTCTGCGTCCAGGCGCTGGAACGCCATCGCGTGCGCCCGGACGATGGCGAGATCCTCGTGACCGGCGCCTCGGGCGGCGTTGGCAGCGTGGCGATCAGTCTGCTTGCCGGCCGTGGTTTCCGCGTGGTCGCATCCACCGGCCGCGCTGCCGAAGCGGACTACCTCAAGCGCATCGGCGCAGCGGAAGTGGTCGACCGCGCAACGCTTTCCTCTCCGGGCAAGCCGCTCGGCAAGGAGCGTTGGGCCGGGGTGGTCGATTCGGTGGGCAGCCACACCCTGGTGAATGCCTGCGCCACCACCCGCTATGGCGGTGTGGTCACGGCCTGCGGCCTGGCGCAGGGCATGGACATGCCCGGCACGGTGGCGCCCTTCATCCTGCGCGGCGTGACCCTTGTCGGCGTCGATTCGGTGATGGCGCCGCGCGCAGATCGGCTGAGCGCCTGGCAGCGGCTGTCGCAGGAACTCGACCGCGAGCGGCTGGCCCTGATCACGCACGAGATCCCGCTGGCCTCGACGCTCGACGCCGCGCCCGCGCTGCTTGCGGGCAGCGTGCGCGGCCGCACCGTCGTGAACGTGCGTGCCTGATATGCACGCTCCTTTCTCCGACGCCGTGCCTCTGCGCGATCTCACCCCCTTGATGCGCCCGGCCTCCGTGGCCGTGCTGGGCGCTTCGCCGCGGCCGGATTCCTTCGGCAACTCGGTGGTGAAGAACCTGCTCGCCGCGGGCTATGGGGGCAGCATCTACCCGATCCATCCCTCGGCTGCCGAGGTGGAAGGGCTGCGCTGTTTCGCCGACCTGCAGGATCTGCCCGAGGCACCCGACTGCGCCGTGGTCGCGTTGCCGGCGGACAAGGTGTTGCCCGCGCTGTCGCAGGCCGCCCGGCGCGGCCTCCGTGCGGCGGTGATCTTCGCCAGCGGTTTTGCCGAACTGGGCGAGGCCGGTCGCGCGCTGCAGGCCGAGCTGGCCGAGCTGTGCGCGCGCACCGGGCTGCTGGTGTGCGGGCCCAACTGCCTGGGGCTCGCCAATCTGCACGACCGCATCTCGCTCTACAGCGCACCGTTGCCGGAACCGCTGCGGGTGGGCGGTGTCGCCATTGCGTCGCATTCGGGCTCGGGCTGCATTGCCCTGGCCGGGGTCGGCCGCTTCGGGCTGAGCCACCTCGTGTCGGTCGGCAATGCGGCCGTGCTCGACGTGGACGACTACCTCGGCTTCTTTGCCGACGATCCGAACACGCGGGTGGCCGCGCTCTTCATGGAATCGGTCCGGCATCCCGCGCGCTTCCTGGAAGCCGCGGCGCGCATGCGTGCGGCAGGCAAGCAGGTGGTGGTACTGAAGGTCGGGCGTTCGGCGCAGGGCGCGGCCGCCACGGCTGCGCACACTGGCTCGCTGGCGGGCTCGCACGCGGCGGCCGTGGACTTCTTTCGCCGGGCCGGCGTGGTGCTGGTCGAGGACATGGACGAGATGGTCGAGACTTGCGCGCTCATGGTCGAGTCGGCCAGGCGGCCGGCAGGCGATGGTCTCGCCGTGATCAACGTCAGTGGCGGCGAGGTGGCGCTCACCTGCGACCTGGCGCAGGCGGCGGGGCTTCGCTTCCCGCCGCTCGCTGCGACCACGCTCGATGCCTTGCGCGCCTGCCTGCCGGCCTTCGCCACGCCGAGCAATCCGCTGGATGCCACCGGCGCGGCGGTCTTCGACATGACGATGTATGCACGGGCCGTCGACGCCCTGCTCGAGGACCCGGGCGTCGCACTGCTGGCCGTCTCGCAGGATTGCCCGGTGAGCCTGGGCGCCCAGGGGGCGCAGACGTACCGGGCCATCGCCGCCGCGACAGCCGCCGCGGCCGCACGGACGGACAAGCCGATCGCCTTCTACAGCAATGTGGGCGGTGGCTTGCACCCGCACGCCATCGAGCCACTGGCGGGCAGCGGCGTGGCCGCGCTGCAAGGCGCGCGGGCTGCGTTGGTGGCGATGCGGCACTTCATCGATTGGCATCTCTGGCAGCCGCCCCTCGCGCCCGGGGATGTCGCCGTGCTCGAAGCCGATGCGGCATGGTCCGATCGACTCGCCAGCGGACAGGCGCTCTCGGAGCACGAGGCCAAGCGCTTCCTCGAGGCGCATGGCATCCGCACCACCCGCGAAGCGCGCGCCGCGGACGCGGAGCAGGCCGTGCAGGCAGCGGAAGCGATCGGCTTTCCCGTCGTTATGAAGATCGATTCGCCGGACATTCCCCACAAGACCGAGGCCGGCGGCGTGCGCCTGGCGCTGCGTACGCAAGCGGAGGTGCGCGCTGCATTCGGCGAGATGCTGGCGACGGTGCGCGAGCGCATGCCCGCGGCGCGCGTCGACGGTGTGCTGATCCAGGAGATGGTGCACGGCGGCGTCGAGATGATCGCCGGGTTGTCGCGCCAGGCGCCCTTCGGCCATGCGGTGGTCGCGGGCTCGGGTGGCGTGTGGGTCGAGCTGGTGCGCGACAGCAGTCTCGCGCTGTCGCCGGTCGATGCGCCGCGCGCCACTGCGCTGGTGGGCAGCACGCGTGCCGCACGGCTGCTCGACGGATTCCGTGGCGCCGCGCCGGCGGATCGCCGGGCCTTCGAGGCGCTGATCGTGCGCCTGTCGCAGATCGGCAGCGCCTACGCCGACTACATCGAGGCCATCGACCTCAATCCCGTTGCCGTACTCGCCCAGGGCGAAGGCGTGCGAGTGCTGGACGCGCTCGTCGAGCTCCGGGCCCCAGCCTTCCATCCATGAACTCTGGAGACTCACCATGAACTACCGATGCATCAGCGTGTCCGTCGACCGCTGGATCGCGACCCTCACGCTCAACCGTCCCGAGAAGATGAATGCGCTCGACGACGACATCCTGCTGGAGATGCAGCATGCACTCGATGCGCTGGAGCAGGACGAATCGGTGCGCGCACTGATCATCACCGGCGAAGGCCGCGCCTTCTGCGCCGGTTTCGACCTGAGCCCGCGCGAAGAGCCCCTGACCACCGTCAAGGACTGGCGCGACCACGTGAAGCTCGGCAACGACACCTGGTTTCGCATCTGGCGCTCGCGCCTGCCGGTGGTCGCGGCGGTCAACGGCTATTGCCTGGGCGGCGGCTGCGACCTGTCGATGGTGTGCGACATCACGATCGCCTCCGACAAGGCCGAGTTCGGCGAGCCCGAGATCCAGTTCCAGTCCGCGCCGCCCTTTGCGATCATGCCCTGGGTCCTGGGCATGAAGAAGACCAAGGAACTGCTGCTCACGGGGGATCGCATCGGCGCCGAAGAAGCGGTGCGCATCGGCCTGGCCAATCGCGTGGTTCCCGCCGCGAACCTGATGCAGGAAGCGCAGCGCCTGGCGCTGAAGCTCGCGATGATCCCGCCGCCCGCCATGCAGCTCAACAAGCAGGGCCTCAACCGCGCCTACGACCTGCGTGGATTCCAGTCGACGGTCGACCTCGGGGCAGAGATCTTCACCCTGGTGCTGATGTCCGAGTCGCAGGAGTCGCGCGACTTCTTCGAGGTCGCGGCAAAGCAGGGCCTGAAGGCCGCTTTCAAGTGGCGCGACGCGCGCTTCGCGCTCGCCGGCGAAACCGTCGCCTAGGGCACCGGCCATGACTGCATCCGCCAAGCTCAGCGTCATTCCTTCCACTGCGCCGGCCGAGCGCGGCAACAGCGCGATGATCGAGGTCACCGGTCTCAACAAGATCTATCGCAGCCGGGAGGGCCAGCACATCGAGGCCCTCAAGGACGTGAGCTTCGACATCGCCGACGGCGAGTTCGTCACCGTGGTCGGCCCCAGCGGGTGCGGCAAGTCCACGCTGCTGAAGATCCTGGCCGGCACGCTGCGGCGCTCCACCGGCTCGGTCAAGGTGCGCCAGCGTCCGATCGACGGGCCGAGCCGCGACGTCGGCGTGGTCTTCCAGTCGCCCGTGCTGCTGCCATGGCGCACCGTGCTCGAGAACGTGCTGGTGCCGATCGAGATCCAGCGCCTGAGCATGAAGGAGTACGAACCGAGGGCGCGCGCCTACCTCAAGCTCGTCGGACTCGAGGGCTTCGAGAACAAGTACCCGAACGAACTCTCGGGCGGCATGCAGCAGCGCGTGGGCATCAGTCGCGGGCTGGTGCACGAGCCGGCCTTCCTGCTGATGGACGAACCCTTCGGCGCCCTCGATGCCATGACGCGCGAGACCATGAACCTGGAGCTGCTGCGCATCTGGTCGCAGAGCCGCAAGACGGTGATGCTGGTCACCCACAGCATTCCGGAGGCGGTGTTCCTTGCCGATCGCGTCATCGTGATGTCGCCCCGCCCAGGTCGCATCAGCGAGATCCTGCACGTCGACCTGCCGCGCCCGCGTACGCTGGAGATGATCAATTCGGAGCGTTTCGGCGGCTACGTGTCTGCCATCCGCAAGCATTTTCATTCCCTGGGACTCGACGCATGAACACCGCTTCCGTTGCCATGGCCGCGGCGCTGGACGACGATCCGGCCGCACAACGCCCGGCGCTCGCCTGGCTCGGCCCCAGGCCGGAGCTGCCGCTCTCGGCGCTGCTCTTCATCGTGGTGGTCGGCGGCTGGGAGCTGGCGGTGCGCGTGCTCGGCGTCACGCCGCTGCTGCTGCCGGCGCCGTCGGCGGTTGCGGTGGCGCTGTGGGAAGGCATCCGCAACAACACGTTCACCTACCATCTCGGCGTTACCTTCTACGAGACCATGGCGGGCTTCGTTCTCGGTGCCGCCCTGGGCCTGGTGCTGGGCGCCGTGATTGCGCAGTTTCCGCTGGTCGAGCGCACGCTGTATCCCTACGTGGTCGCCTTCCAGACCATTCCCAAGGTCGCCATCGCGCCTCTGTTCGTGATCTGGTTCGGCTACGGCATGACCTCGAAGATCGTGATCACCGCCACGATCGCCTTCTTTCCGGTACTGGCCAACACGGTGGCCGGGCTGCGCTCGGTGCCCGAAGACCAGCTCGAACTTCTGAAAGCCTTCACGGCCTCGCGCTGGCAGGTCTTTCGCATGGCGCGCATTCCCCACGCGCTGCCCTACATCTTCGTGGGGCTCGACGTGTCGATCGTCCTGTCGGTGATCGGCGCCATCGTCGGCGAGTTCGTCGGCGCGCAGGCGGGGCTGGGCTACCTCATCCTGCAGCGCACCTTCTCGATGGACACGGCAGGCATGTTCGCCATCCTCATCCTGTTGTCGGCGATGGGCTTGGGCCTGCATTGGCTCGTGCACGCCGTCCAGCGCAAGGTGGTGTTCTGGGCGGAGGACGAGCGCCGTCGCATTTCGGGCGCCTGATCGGCCGGACTGCCATTCGACCGTTGTCTTCCCTCTTTCCTCTTTCCTCTGTTGTTCCATTCATTCAAGCAAAGAAGGCAGGTTTCCAGATGCTGAGACTGATGAAGAT
Above is a window of Variovorax sp. RA8 DNA encoding:
- the acuI gene encoding acrylyl-CoA reductase (NADPH) codes for the protein MGVFKAILLERREERFDASLRNLDDSALPDFDVTLRVEYSSLNYKDALAITNRGPVVRHWPMVPGIDGAGVVEHSRHPEFSAGDRVILNGWGAGEQHWGCLAERARLKGEWLVPMPDRLDARTAMAVGTAGYTAMLCVQALERHRVRPDDGEILVTGASGGVGSVAISLLAGRGFRVVASTGRAAEADYLKRIGAAEVVDRATLSSPGKPLGKERWAGVVDSVGSHTLVNACATTRYGGVVTACGLAQGMDMPGTVAPFILRGVTLVGVDSVMAPRADRLSAWQRLSQELDRERLALITHEIPLASTLDAAPALLAGSVRGRTVVNVRA
- a CDS encoding acetate--CoA ligase family protein, translating into MHAPFSDAVPLRDLTPLMRPASVAVLGASPRPDSFGNSVVKNLLAAGYGGSIYPIHPSAAEVEGLRCFADLQDLPEAPDCAVVALPADKVLPALSQAARRGLRAAVIFASGFAELGEAGRALQAELAELCARTGLLVCGPNCLGLANLHDRISLYSAPLPEPLRVGGVAIASHSGSGCIALAGVGRFGLSHLVSVGNAAVLDVDDYLGFFADDPNTRVAALFMESVRHPARFLEAAARMRAAGKQVVVLKVGRSAQGAAATAAHTGSLAGSHAAAVDFFRRAGVVLVEDMDEMVETCALMVESARRPAGDGLAVINVSGGEVALTCDLAQAAGLRFPPLAATTLDALRACLPAFATPSNPLDATGAAVFDMTMYARAVDALLEDPGVALLAVSQDCPVSLGAQGAQTYRAIAAATAAAAARTDKPIAFYSNVGGGLHPHAIEPLAGSGVAALQGARAALVAMRHFIDWHLWQPPLAPGDVAVLEADAAWSDRLASGQALSEHEAKRFLEAHGIRTTREARAADAEQAVQAAEAIGFPVVMKIDSPDIPHKTEAGGVRLALRTQAEVRAAFGEMLATVRERMPAARVDGVLIQEMVHGGVEMIAGLSRQAPFGHAVVAGSGGVWVELVRDSSLALSPVDAPRATALVGSTRAARLLDGFRGAAPADRRAFEALIVRLSQIGSAYADYIEAIDLNPVAVLAQGEGVRVLDALVELRAPAFHP
- a CDS encoding enoyl-CoA hydratase/isomerase family protein → MNYRCISVSVDRWIATLTLNRPEKMNALDDDILLEMQHALDALEQDESVRALIITGEGRAFCAGFDLSPREEPLTTVKDWRDHVKLGNDTWFRIWRSRLPVVAAVNGYCLGGGCDLSMVCDITIASDKAEFGEPEIQFQSAPPFAIMPWVLGMKKTKELLLTGDRIGAEEAVRIGLANRVVPAANLMQEAQRLALKLAMIPPPAMQLNKQGLNRAYDLRGFQSTVDLGAEIFTLVLMSESQESRDFFEVAAKQGLKAAFKWRDARFALAGETVA
- a CDS encoding ABC transporter ATP-binding protein; translated protein: MTASAKLSVIPSTAPAERGNSAMIEVTGLNKIYRSREGQHIEALKDVSFDIADGEFVTVVGPSGCGKSTLLKILAGTLRRSTGSVKVRQRPIDGPSRDVGVVFQSPVLLPWRTVLENVLVPIEIQRLSMKEYEPRARAYLKLVGLEGFENKYPNELSGGMQQRVGISRGLVHEPAFLLMDEPFGALDAMTRETMNLELLRIWSQSRKTVMLVTHSIPEAVFLADRVIVMSPRPGRISEILHVDLPRPRTLEMINSERFGGYVSAIRKHFHSLGLDA
- a CDS encoding ABC transporter permease, encoding MNTASVAMAAALDDDPAAQRPALAWLGPRPELPLSALLFIVVVGGWELAVRVLGVTPLLLPAPSAVAVALWEGIRNNTFTYHLGVTFYETMAGFVLGAALGLVLGAVIAQFPLVERTLYPYVVAFQTIPKVAIAPLFVIWFGYGMTSKIVITATIAFFPVLANTVAGLRSVPEDQLELLKAFTASRWQVFRMARIPHALPYIFVGLDVSIVLSVIGAIVGEFVGAQAGLGYLILQRTFSMDTAGMFAILILLSAMGLGLHWLVHAVQRKVVFWAEDERRRISGA